A window of the Methyloprofundus sp. genome harbors these coding sequences:
- a CDS encoding methionyl aminopeptidase has product MSIIIKNASEIEKMRIAGKLAAEVLEFIEPHIIPGITTNEIDQLCHDYIVDVQQAIPAPLNYRGFPKSICTSINHTVCHGIPNDKKIKKGDIINVDITVIKNDYHGDTSKMFYVGEATPHAKRLCTITQECLMLAIAEVKPGCTLGDIGYVIQKHAESNRYSVVREFCGHGIGNKFHEEPQVLHYGKRDEGSTLEAGMILTIEPMINIGKRNIKVLKDGWTAVTKDRSLSAQWEHTILVTPTGHEVLTLRQEEL; this is encoded by the coding sequence ATGTCAATCATCATAAAAAACGCTAGTGAAATCGAAAAAATGCGCATTGCAGGTAAGCTTGCCGCAGAAGTATTAGAATTCATAGAGCCACACATTATTCCTGGCATTACCACCAATGAAATAGACCAGCTCTGCCATGATTATATTGTTGATGTGCAACAAGCCATTCCTGCCCCGCTAAACTACCGCGGCTTCCCAAAATCAATTTGCACCTCCATTAATCATACGGTTTGCCATGGCATTCCCAACGATAAAAAAATAAAAAAGGGTGACATTATCAATGTTGATATTACCGTGATAAAAAATGATTATCATGGTGATACCAGTAAAATGTTCTACGTTGGCGAAGCCACTCCACACGCAAAGCGCCTATGCACCATTACCCAAGAGTGCTTAATGCTGGCAATTGCAGAAGTCAAACCAGGTTGCACCCTAGGTGACATAGGTTATGTTATCCAAAAACATGCCGAGTCTAACCGCTATTCCGTTGTCCGCGAATTCTGCGGCCACGGCATCGGCAATAAATTTCATGAAGAACCACAGGTTTTACACTATGGCAAGCGTGATGAAGGCTCAACATTGGAAGCAGGCATGATCCTTACCATTGAGCCCATGATCAATATTGGCAAGCGCAATATTAAGGTCTTAAAAGACGGCTGGACGGCAGTCACCAAAGATCGTTCATTATCTGCCCAATGGGAGCACACCATTCTTGTCACACCCACAGGACATGAAGTACTTACTTTGCGTCAAGAAGAGCTCTGA
- a CDS encoding phosphatidate cytidylyltransferase, with amino-acid sequence MLLQRVITASILAPLVVLAIFQLPHAYFSLLWGVILLIAAWEWANLAEVKSVLIKVLFLFAMLVPMLFLHFWTQVLEALAQVSNWPEIRNYSGVIEFLMVPIILFWVWVMMRIRKGGAELLEIQLSMTKKLFIGGFVLVSAWLFLSRLIVLEEPSMTLYLFLLIWAADIGAYFSGKKFGITKLAIEISPGKTVEGMYGAIASAVVMGLCFTLYFGFSFLSIIDFILLSIITVMVSIYGDLFFSAAKRIRGVKDSGTILPGHGGLLDRLDSMIAAIPVFYAGVWFIRWMYS; translated from the coding sequence ATGTTACTACAACGCGTTATCACAGCTTCAATTTTGGCACCCTTGGTGGTGTTGGCTATCTTTCAGTTACCACATGCTTATTTTTCATTACTTTGGGGTGTTATTTTATTAATCGCTGCTTGGGAATGGGCGAACTTGGCCGAGGTTAAATCGGTACTAATTAAAGTATTGTTTTTATTTGCCATGCTGGTTCCCATGCTTTTTTTGCATTTCTGGACCCAGGTATTGGAAGCATTGGCACAAGTCAGTAATTGGCCTGAAATTAGGAATTATTCAGGTGTGATTGAGTTCTTAATGGTTCCTATCATCTTATTTTGGGTTTGGGTGATGATGCGTATTCGCAAAGGTGGTGCTGAGCTATTAGAGATACAGTTGAGTATGACAAAAAAGCTTTTTATCGGTGGTTTTGTATTGGTTTCAGCATGGCTGTTTTTGTCACGCTTAATCGTTCTTGAAGAACCTTCGATGACTTTATACTTATTTTTGTTGATTTGGGCAGCTGATATTGGCGCATATTTTTCTGGTAAAAAATTTGGTATTACCAAATTAGCTATTGAAATTAGTCCTGGGAAAACCGTTGAAGGAATGTATGGAGCGATAGCCTCAGCAGTAGTTATGGGCTTATGTTTTACTTTATATTTTGGCTTTTCTTTTTTAAGTATTATTGATTTTATTTTGTTATCAATTATTACAGTAATGGTTTCCATTTATGGGGATTTATTTTTTAGTGCTGCTAAGCGTATTCGTGGCGTGAAAGATAGTGGTACGATTTTACCAGGGCACGGCGGCTTGTTAGATCGTTTGGATAGCATGATTGCAGCAATTCCTGTGTTTTATGCGGGTGTTTGGTTTATACGGTGGATGTATTCATGA
- a CDS encoding 1-deoxy-D-xylulose-5-phosphate reductoisomerase gives MKGICILGATGSIGVSTLDVVKRHADQYQVIALTANTNIETLYTQCLEFKPQYAVVVNVEKGAEFKAKIAGTELADMQVLIGAEALVEVATLDSVDSVMAAIVGAAGLLSALAAAKAGKTVLLANKESLVMSGDIFMQAIKDSGAVLLPIDSEHNAIFQCMPANYTTGHDAPTARRILLTASGGPFRVTPLDQLESVTPDQAVAHPKWSMGRKISVDSATMMNKGLELIEACLLFNMQPEQIQVVIHPQSIIHSMVDYVDGTVLAQMGNPDMRIPIAHAMAWPERFDSGVAPLDIFAVQHMDFEPADLQRFPCLRLAMEAISAGGVMPTVLNAANEIAVESFLNEQIRFTDIPVVIEQSMAKFSATPAETLELILEADQQARAQAEEIIKSLEA, from the coding sequence ATGAAGGGTATATGTATATTAGGAGCAACTGGCTCTATAGGTGTTAGTACTTTAGATGTCGTTAAGCGCCATGCAGACCAATATCAGGTAATCGCATTAACTGCGAATACCAATATTGAGACTTTATACACGCAATGCTTAGAATTTAAGCCACAATATGCTGTGGTTGTTAATGTAGAAAAAGGTGCTGAGTTTAAGGCTAAGATAGCAGGTACCGAGCTTGCAGATATGCAGGTTTTAATTGGGGCTGAAGCCTTGGTGGAAGTTGCTACGCTTGATAGTGTTGATTCGGTCATGGCAGCTATTGTTGGTGCGGCAGGATTATTATCTGCACTGGCAGCAGCTAAAGCAGGTAAGACGGTATTACTTGCGAATAAAGAATCACTGGTTATGTCGGGTGATATTTTTATGCAAGCAATAAAGGATTCTGGCGCGGTATTGTTGCCGATTGATAGTGAGCATAATGCCATTTTTCAATGTATGCCAGCAAATTATACGACGGGACATGATGCGCCTACCGCAAGACGTATTTTATTAACGGCTTCAGGTGGTCCATTTAGAGTCACACCTTTAGATCAGTTAGAGTCAGTGACACCTGATCAAGCAGTTGCGCATCCAAAATGGAGTATGGGCAGAAAAATTTCTGTTGATTCGGCAACCATGATGAATAAAGGCTTGGAATTAATTGAAGCTTGCCTGTTATTTAATATGCAGCCTGAGCAAATTCAAGTGGTGATTCATCCGCAAAGCATTATTCACTCTATGGTGGATTATGTTGATGGTACTGTTTTGGCTCAAATGGGTAACCCTGATATGCGTATTCCTATTGCCCATGCAATGGCTTGGCCTGAACGTTTTGATTCTGGGGTTGCACCTTTAGATATTTTTGCGGTGCAGCATATGGATTTTGAACCTGCAGACTTGCAGCGATTTCCTTGTTTGCGCCTTGCTATGGAAGCGATTAGTGCTGGTGGGGTTATGCCGACAGTTTTAAATGCAGCCAACGAAATTGCCGTTGAGTCCTTTTTGAACGAGCAAATACGCTTTACTGATATTCCTGTGGTTATTGAACAAAGTATGGCTAAATTTAGTGCAACTCCTGCTGAAACACTAGAGCTTATTTTAGAGGCTGATCAACAGGCACGTGCACAAGCTGAAGAAATTATTAAATCGTTAGAGGCTTAA
- a CDS encoding ribosome recycling factor — MINDIQQDASGRMEKSIDALKKGFTKIRTGRAHPSLLDQVVVSYYGADTPLSQVANVAVDDSRTLAVTPWEKNMMQAIEKAIMSSDLGLNPVTNGNIIRVPLPMLTEERRRDLVKIVKAEAENGRISIRNIRRDANSEIKEALKEKMVSKDEAHAGEEKVQKITDQYIKQVEKLLEEKEADLLSI, encoded by the coding sequence ATGATTAACGATATTCAACAAGATGCATCTGGCCGGATGGAAAAGAGTATTGATGCTCTTAAGAAAGGCTTTACAAAAATAAGAACAGGGCGGGCTCACCCCAGTTTATTAGATCAAGTGGTTGTTTCTTATTATGGTGCTGATACGCCTCTGTCACAGGTAGCAAATGTGGCCGTTGATGATTCTCGTACCTTGGCGGTTACGCCTTGGGAAAAAAATATGATGCAAGCTATTGAAAAAGCAATCATGTCTTCTGACTTGGGTTTGAACCCAGTAACTAATGGTAATATCATTCGCGTACCATTGCCTATGCTGACTGAAGAGCGGCGCCGCGATTTGGTTAAAATTGTTAAAGCCGAAGCTGAAAACGGGCGTATTTCTATTCGTAATATCCGTCGGGATGCTAACTCGGAAATAAAAGAAGCCTTAAAAGAAAAAATGGTTTCTAAAGATGAGGCACATGCAGGCGAAGAAAAAGTGCAAAAAATCACTGATCAATACATCAAACAGGTAGAAAAGCTTTTAGAAGAAAAAGAGGCTGATTTACTGTCTATATAA
- a CDS encoding elongation factor Ts has translation MSISAAMVKELRGRTGSGMMECKKALAAADGDMELAIENMRKAGLAKADKKSGRIAAEGRIAVAQSTDTKNAVIIDINCETDFVAKGDVFKDFANGVAAAILAADVSTVEAAHELKLADGKTIDETRRGLISKLGENITLRRFQRVATEGGTGFYLHGEKIGVLVDLAKANDTLAKDVAMHIAASKPVCVSEADVDPILVEKEKAIFVAQAEESGKPAEIIEKMIGGRIRKFLAEITLEGQAFVKDDKVTVGKLVAGQDNKVLGFIRLEVGEGIEKDEGDFAAEVMAQINAA, from the coding sequence ATGAGTATTTCTGCTGCAATGGTTAAAGAGCTACGTGGAAGAACGGGTTCTGGCATGATGGAATGTAAAAAAGCATTAGCTGCGGCTGATGGTGATATGGAGTTGGCGATTGAAAACATGCGTAAAGCAGGTTTGGCAAAAGCGGATAAAAAATCAGGACGTATTGCGGCTGAAGGACGCATTGCCGTCGCTCAAAGCACTGATACTAAAAATGCAGTGATTATTGATATTAACTGTGAAACTGATTTTGTTGCTAAAGGTGATGTCTTTAAAGACTTTGCTAATGGTGTTGCGGCTGCAATTTTGGCTGCAGATGTTAGCACTGTTGAAGCAGCGCATGAGTTGAAACTGGCTGATGGCAAAACAATTGACGAAACACGCCGTGGTTTGATTTCTAAGCTGGGTGAGAATATTACCTTAAGGCGCTTTCAGCGTGTTGCTACTGAAGGTGGTACTGGTTTTTATTTGCACGGTGAAAAAATTGGCGTATTAGTTGATTTGGCTAAAGCGAATGACACACTAGCAAAAGATGTTGCTATGCATATTGCAGCAAGCAAACCTGTTTGTGTTTCTGAAGCAGATGTTGACCCTATATTAGTAGAGAAAGAAAAAGCCATTTTTGTTGCGCAAGCAGAAGAAAGTGGTAAACCTGCAGAAATCATTGAAAAAATGATTGGTGGCCGTATCAGAAAATTTTTAGCTGAAATTACTTTGGAAGGTCAAGCATTTGTTAAAGATGACAAAGTCACTGTTGGTAAATTAGTTGCTGGTCAAGATAATAAAGTTCTTGGTTTTATTCGCCTAGAAGTAGGTGAAGGTATTGAGAAAGACGAAGGTGATTTTGCAGCAGAAGTGATGGCGCAAATTAATGCGGCTTAA
- a CDS encoding undecaprenyl diphosphate synthase, translated as MQAEQGATDKTHYPKHIAIIMDGNGRWAQQRHLPRVMGHPAGVKAVKRVVEFCAEQDIQVLTLFAFSSENWRRPKEEVSKLMGLFMGTMQKEVNRLDKNNIRLRFIGERGEFSDKLQQKMAESERQTENNTGLTLVVAANYGGHRDMALAMQSIAKEVKEGRVSPEDINEAMIAKELSIPDLPDPDLFIRTGGEKRISNFLLWQLAYAEFHFTEKLWPDFNAQAMQEAIDDFLTRERRFGRTSEQVQSMPPQAN; from the coding sequence ATGCAAGCTGAACAAGGCGCAACGGATAAGACCCATTATCCTAAGCACATAGCCATTATCATGGATGGTAATGGTCGTTGGGCGCAACAACGTCATTTGCCACGAGTCATGGGGCATCCTGCTGGTGTGAAAGCTGTCAAGCGTGTTGTGGAGTTTTGTGCTGAGCAAGACATACAGGTATTAACTTTATTTGCTTTTAGTAGTGAGAATTGGCGACGACCTAAGGAAGAGGTTTCTAAATTAATGGGCTTGTTTATGGGCACCATGCAAAAGGAAGTCAACCGCCTTGATAAAAATAACATTCGATTACGTTTTATTGGCGAGCGTGGTGAATTTTCTGATAAGTTACAACAGAAAATGGCTGAAAGTGAGCGGCAGACGGAAAATAATACTGGTTTGACTTTGGTGGTTGCTGCTAATTATGGTGGTCATAGGGATATGGCTTTAGCAATGCAGTCAATTGCTAAAGAAGTTAAAGAGGGGCGTGTATCTCCTGAAGACATCAATGAAGCAATGATTGCCAAAGAACTGTCTATTCCTGACTTGCCTGATCCTGATTTATTTATTAGGACGGGTGGTGAAAAACGCATTAGTAACTTTCTTTTGTGGCAACTTGCTTATGCAGAATTTCATTTTACTGAAAAGCTTTGGCCTGATTTTAATGCGCAAGCCATGCAGGAAGCAATAGATGACTTTTTAACGAGAGAGCGTCGTTTTGGGCGTACTAGCGAACAAGTTCAGAGTATGCCGCCGCAAGCTAATTAA
- a CDS encoding small subunit ribosomal protein S2: MAAVSMRQMLEAGVHFGHQTRYWNPQMAPYIFGARSKIHIINLEKTLPMFNDAMNYVGQMTANKGNVLFVGTKKSARKVVAEQAARCGMPYVNHRWLGGMLTNFKTIKKSINRLKELEAMKADGSLAQKFSKKEALGMEREMEKLERSLGGIKDMRGIPDVIFVLDVGYEKNALSEAKKLGIPVVGIVDTNNSPKGVDYIIPGNDDSIRAVKLYAETAATAILEAKAARLDVSAKADEFVEEAPSAE, from the coding sequence ATGGCCGCAGTATCAATGCGTCAAATGTTAGAAGCTGGTGTTCACTTTGGACATCAAACTCGTTATTGGAACCCACAAATGGCACCTTATATTTTTGGTGCACGTAGCAAAATTCATATCATTAACTTGGAAAAAACATTACCAATGTTTAATGATGCAATGAATTATGTTGGACAAATGACTGCCAATAAAGGCAATGTCTTATTTGTTGGAACAAAGAAGTCTGCACGTAAAGTGGTTGCAGAGCAAGCTGCTCGCTGTGGTATGCCGTATGTAAATCACCGTTGGTTAGGTGGTATGTTGACTAACTTTAAAACGATTAAAAAATCAATCAATCGTTTAAAAGAGTTAGAAGCAATGAAAGCTGATGGTTCGTTAGCGCAAAAATTTAGTAAAAAAGAAGCGTTAGGCATGGAACGCGAAATGGAAAAACTTGAGCGTAGCTTGGGTGGTATTAAAGATATGCGTGGTATTCCTGACGTGATCTTTGTACTGGATGTTGGTTATGAGAAAAATGCCTTAAGTGAAGCGAAAAAATTAGGAATTCCTGTTGTTGGTATCGTTGATACGAATAACTCTCCTAAAGGTGTTGATTACATTATTCCTGGTAATGATGATTCAATTCGTGCTGTTAAGTTGTATGCTGAAACGGCTGCAACTGCAATTTTAGAAGCAAAAGCAGCACGTTTAGATGTTTCTGCAAAAGCTGATGAATTTGTAGAAGAAGCACCTAGCGCTGAATAG
- a CDS encoding uridylate kinase: MTFLSLTLREIGFMTKLICQRIMLKLSGEALMSEKGGSIDPEIVKRLATEVKELCDAGIQVGLVIGGGNILRGAEQAAEGLNRVTGDQMGMLATVMNALAMQDSLEFLGQQVRVMSALQINEVCEDYIRRRAVRHLEKGRVVIFAAGTGNPFFTTDSAASLRAIEIDAELMIKATKVKGVYSADPEKVADAEFYAKLTYDEALDQRLNVMDTTALVLCRDNDMPMRVMNIFEPGAVMRLMQGEDIGSLIERGK; this comes from the coding sequence GTGACATTTTTATCATTAACTTTAAGAGAGATAGGATTTATGACTAAGCTTATTTGCCAAAGAATTATGCTCAAATTAAGTGGTGAAGCGCTAATGAGTGAAAAGGGAGGTAGTATCGACCCTGAAATCGTTAAACGCTTAGCGACTGAGGTAAAAGAATTATGTGATGCAGGCATTCAAGTTGGTTTAGTCATAGGTGGCGGTAATATATTGCGGGGTGCAGAGCAAGCGGCTGAAGGCTTAAACCGGGTGACTGGCGATCAAATGGGAATGCTGGCTACGGTTATGAATGCTTTGGCTATGCAAGACTCACTGGAGTTCTTGGGGCAGCAGGTTAGGGTGATGAGTGCTTTGCAAATTAATGAGGTTTGTGAAGATTATATTAGACGGCGTGCCGTTCGGCATTTAGAAAAAGGACGGGTGGTCATTTTTGCTGCTGGGACAGGTAATCCTTTTTTTACCACAGATTCTGCTGCTAGCTTACGTGCTATTGAAATAGATGCAGAGCTTATGATTAAAGCAACTAAGGTGAAAGGCGTTTATTCAGCTGATCCTGAGAAGGTTGCTGATGCAGAGTTTTATGCAAAACTAACTTATGATGAAGCACTTGATCAGCGTTTAAATGTGATGGATACCACTGCATTAGTGCTTTGTCGAGATAATGATATGCCTATGCGGGTTATGAATATTTTTGAGCCAGGCGCAGTCATGCGTTTAATGCAAGGTGAAGATATAGGCTCTCTGATAGAGCGAGGAAAATAA